CCTGAGCGGTGGCTTGCGGCTGCACCGGCGGTACCGGTTGCGCAGGCGTTACGGTCGGATCGGCGGCCGGTTTTTCGTCATCGTTCATGGCTTTACGGAAGCCCTTGATTGACTCGCCGACGTCGGTGCCGAGGTTTTTCAGTTTCTTGGTGCCGAACACCAGCACCACGACTACCAGAATGACGATCCAGTGTTTCCAGTCAAAAATGCCCATGTTGCTGTTCCTCTCTAAAAATTGTTCAGGCGGACGGACGCGAGGCTTTCTCGACGTGTCCGGACAGACCGAAGCGACGATCCAGTTCATCCAGCACGGCCTGCGGATGCTGCCCCAGTTGGGCGAGCATGACCATGCTGTGGAACCACAGGTCGGCAGTCTCGTAGATCACATCGCTGCAGTCACCGCTGATGGCGGCGTCCTTGGCGGCAATAATGGTTTCGACCGACTCTTCGCCGACTTTCTCCAGAATCTTGTTCAGGCCCTTGTGATACAGACTAGCTACATATGAGCTGTCGGCCGCTGCGCCTTTGCGCTCTTCGAGTACCTGAGCGAGGCGGGTCAGGGTGTCACTCATGTTTGTGTCCTGCGGAATAGATTGCGTGCGGGTCTTTCAGAACCGGGTCGACCGTTTTCCAGTCGCCGTTTTCGAAGACGCGGTAAAAGCAGCTTTGACGGCCGGTATGGCAAGCGATGTCGCCGATCTGTTCGACCATCAGGATGATCACGTCGGCATC
The Pseudomonas fluorescens genome window above contains:
- a CDS encoding phosphoribosyl-ATP diphosphatase, with product MSDTLTRLAQVLEERKGAAADSSYVASLYHKGLNKILEKVGEESVETIIAAKDAAISGDCSDVIYETADLWFHSMVMLAQLGQHPQAVLDELDRRFGLSGHVEKASRPSA
- a CDS encoding twin-arginine translocase TatA/TatE family subunit; its protein translation is MGIFDWKHWIVILVVVVLVFGTKKLKNLGTDVGESIKGFRKAMNDDEKPAADPTVTPAQPVPPVQPQATAQANPPHTIDVQAQKVEEPIRKDV